In a genomic window of Tissierella sp. Yu-01:
- a CDS encoding polysaccharide biosynthesis C-terminal domain-containing protein, whose translation MWYLYSKKKLNEKTPYKEYIEGTKTFLHKLIFMSLPLTLSGLLNAIIRFFNMILIPNKLIIAGYSSSEAMATIGRIMGMTMTLIGLPFIVTNALVVNLIPSLTEQMVHKKYREIRADIQLSLKVTLLVSIPLALIYIILSKPIAIFLYNDIIVAEYIKIMGLATILLGLQHNLAGILYGINKQNSATFNRLIGMIIQILLIYTLVGNPMFGPYGIFISYYGSFIVVMTLDAMVLKKLIKLDFNYIDILGKPLLASAFMIILVYITNYDLGNLQNTSPLLFLLSLAIGALAYIFVLTLTRAIPKNLFKKLLRN comes from the coding sequence TTGTGGTATTTATATTCCAAGAAGAAATTAAACGAAAAGACACCTTATAAAGAATATATAGAGGGTACTAAAACATTTTTACACAAATTGATTTTTATGTCCTTGCCTTTAACTCTATCAGGTTTATTAAATGCGATTATTAGATTTTTCAATATGATACTAATACCAAACAAACTAATAATAGCTGGGTATTCAAGTAGTGAAGCAATGGCTACCATAGGAAGAATTATGGGAATGACTATGACTTTAATAGGACTTCCATTCATAGTGACTAATGCATTAGTTGTAAATCTAATTCCAAGCTTGACAGAGCAGATGGTTCATAAGAAGTATAGAGAAATTAGAGCTGATATCCAGTTGTCTCTAAAGGTAACCTTACTAGTATCTATTCCCTTGGCTTTAATATATATCATCCTATCTAAACCAATAGCAATATTTTTATATAATGATATCATCGTTGCTGAATATATTAAGATAATGGGCTTAGCCACTATATTATTAGGGCTGCAGCACAATCTAGCAGGTATATTGTATGGAATCAATAAACAAAATTCCGCTACATTTAATAGACTTATAGGAATGATCATACAAATTCTCTTAATTTATACCTTAGTTGGAAATCCAATGTTTGGACCTTATGGAATCTTTATTTCCTATTATGGTTCTTTCATTGTTGTTATGACGTTAGATGCTATGGTGCTAAAGAAATTAATTAAACTTGATTTTAATTATATTGATATCTTAGGTAAGCCACTTCTTGCTTCTGCTTTTATGATCATTTTAGTATACATCACAAATTATGATTTAGGAAATTTGCAAAATACAAGTCCACTATTATTTCTTCTTAGTTTAGCTATAGGTGCACTTGCATATATTTTTGTTCTCACTTTGACTAGGGCAATTCCTAAGAATTTATTTAAGAAACTATTAAGAAATTAA
- a CDS encoding SprT family zinc-dependent metalloprotease has translation MDSVGYVTVKAPNNTSEEVITNVIKKYKKEIKSRLDLIEKESDKSDYRLYENEGKFLYLGKEVPLSELIDIDGLNEEGLKEKLKKFYFSSCKSIVNERVKFYQRQIGIKPKVIEVNDSKTKWGECTSDKIITFNYRLIMAPIEIIDYVVVHEMCHLHHMNHDRSFWRKVGSILPDYKKREEYLAINGRYMTF, from the coding sequence GGCGCCTAACAATACTAGTGAAGAAGTAATCACGAATGTTATAAAGAAATATAAGAAGGAAATTAAATCAAGATTAGATCTTATTGAAAAAGAGAGTGACAAGAGTGATTATAGGTTATATGAAAATGAAGGGAAATTTCTATACTTAGGAAAGGAAGTACCTCTTAGTGAATTAATAGATATAGATGGTTTAAATGAAGAAGGACTTAAAGAAAAGTTGAAAAAGTTTTATTTTTCAAGTTGTAAGTCTATAGTTAATGAACGTGTCAAGTTTTATCAACGTCAAATAGGAATCAAGCCTAAGGTTATAGAAGTAAATGATTCCAAGACTAAATGGGGGGAGTGTACCTCAGATAAGATTATCACTTTTAATTACAGATTGATAATGGCTCCTATAGAAATAATTGATTATGTAGTAGTTCATGAAATGTGTCATCTACACCATATGAACCATGACAGATCTTTTTGGAGGAAAGTAGGAAGCATACTACCTGATTATAAGAAAAGAGAAGAATACTTAGCTATTAATGGAAGATATATGACTTTTTAA